A portion of the Halobacillus ihumii genome contains these proteins:
- a CDS encoding winged helix-turn-helix transcriptional regulator — translation MTRVLEQKFNCEKELTLSLIGGKWKMIILWHLGKKGTKRFGELKRMLPTITQKMLTKQLRELEEDQLIHREVYPVVPPKVEYSLTDHGETLIPILESMYKWGRTYMDTVGKEKDDVHYSVL, via the coding sequence ATGACTAGAGTATTAGAGCAGAAATTCAACTGTGAAAAGGAACTAACATTATCTTTAATCGGGGGCAAATGGAAGATGATTATCCTTTGGCATTTAGGGAAAAAAGGGACCAAACGATTTGGTGAATTAAAAAGGATGTTGCCTACCATTACACAAAAAATGCTAACCAAACAGCTTCGGGAGTTGGAAGAGGACCAACTCATTCACCGGGAAGTCTACCCGGTCGTACCACCGAAAGTCGAATACTCCCTCACCGACCACGGTGAAACGTTAATCCCGATTTTAGAATCCATGTACAAGTGGGGCCGCACATATATGGATACAGTTGGAAAAGAGAAAGACGATGTCCATTATTCAGTTTTATAG
- a CDS encoding group II intron maturase-specific domain-containing protein, giving the protein MTCQPLALKQYPHSGVGWYNYLRLAETPTVFRRMMEWLRRRLRMYPMERVEDAKDKGKESHSTSVSKAKAFELGNTRKGYWRIASSPILHRTLNDQYWHRMGLKSLI; this is encoded by the coding sequence ATGACGTGCCAACCTTTGGCACTAAAGCAATACCCTCACTCGGGCGTGGGGTGGTACAACTATCTCAGGTTGGCCGAAACACCTACTGTTTTCAGAAGGATGATGGAATGGTTGAGAAGAAGGCTTCGAATGTATCCGATGGAAAGAGTGGAAGATGCCAAAGACAAAGGTAAAGAATCTCATAGCACTAGCGTATCCAAAGCCAAAGCTTTTGAATTGGGAAACACAAGAAAAGGCTACTGGCGAATCGCCAGTAGCCCTATCCTCCATCGTACGCTTAATGACCAATATTGGCATCGAATGGGTCTGAAATCATTGATCTAA
- a CDS encoding iron-containing alcohol dehydrogenase, giving the protein MSRFTIPRDIYFEDNALEVLRSFEGKKAALVIGGGSVKRNGNLTQIQEHLGAANIETEVLEGYNTEPTAKMVKQGAKDLESFQPDWIIGIGGGSAMDAAKAIWLFYEYPDLSFEDATKPFELPRLRTKAKFAGIPTTSGSGSEVSNLSVVADENTNIKYPLADFELTPDIAIIDPVMIENLPKHIAAYTGMDAFTHTIESYVAKPRTVYTDILALGSAEVIKDNLLTSYQGDQEAAKQIHSIQAMAGMAFANAVLGNVHSLAHKSGPTFDIPHGYANAIYLPYVIQFNRAVVEDRFAEIARRLRLKGETDAELTDALVEYIYQLNKDLGLATTLQEFGVPEEDFNEHLDTMAKNAMEDPCTGTNPRETSVEQMKDLYKAAFYGQEALVKA; this is encoded by the coding sequence ATGAGTCGATTTACGATCCCACGTGATATTTATTTCGAAGACAATGCCCTGGAAGTGTTACGGTCATTTGAAGGAAAAAAGGCCGCACTTGTTATTGGGGGAGGTTCTGTTAAAAGAAACGGAAACCTTACACAAATTCAAGAACATTTGGGTGCTGCCAATATAGAAACTGAAGTACTGGAAGGGTACAATACGGAGCCCACCGCTAAAATGGTAAAACAAGGGGCAAAAGATCTGGAATCGTTCCAGCCTGATTGGATTATTGGCATCGGAGGCGGCTCCGCCATGGACGCCGCTAAAGCCATCTGGCTCTTTTACGAGTACCCGGACCTTTCATTTGAGGATGCCACCAAGCCTTTTGAACTTCCGCGCCTTCGCACGAAAGCGAAATTTGCCGGGATTCCTACCACAAGCGGAAGCGGTTCTGAGGTTTCCAACCTTTCCGTAGTAGCCGATGAAAATACTAATATTAAATACCCATTGGCTGATTTTGAGTTAACGCCAGATATCGCGATCATCGATCCTGTAATGATCGAAAACCTACCAAAACACATCGCTGCTTACACTGGCATGGACGCATTCACGCACACGATCGAATCTTATGTTGCCAAGCCGCGAACCGTGTACACGGATATCCTTGCTCTTGGCAGTGCAGAAGTGATCAAAGATAACTTGCTTACTTCCTATCAAGGCGACCAAGAAGCAGCCAAGCAGATTCACAGCATTCAAGCTATGGCTGGAATGGCCTTTGCGAACGCAGTGCTAGGAAACGTCCACAGTCTGGCCCATAAAAGTGGCCCGACCTTCGACATTCCGCACGGCTATGCTAATGCGATTTACTTGCCGTATGTGATTCAATTCAACCGAGCCGTAGTTGAAGATCGCTTTGCCGAAATCGCCCGTCGTCTCAGACTAAAAGGGGAAACAGATGCTGAATTGACGGATGCACTTGTGGAGTATATCTACCAATTAAACAAAGATCTCGGCCTTGCCACCACACTTCAGGAATTTGGCGTACCTGAAGAAGATTTCAACGAGCACCTTGACACCATGGCGAAAAATGCAATGGAAGATCCATGCACCGGTACGAACCCGCGTGAAACGTCTGTAGAGCAAATGAAAGACCTCTATAAAGCTGCTTTCTATGGACAGGAAGCATTAGTGAAAGCGTAA